One Sodalinema gerasimenkoae IPPAS B-353 DNA segment encodes these proteins:
- a CDS encoding carotenoid oxygenase family protein — MSSKQAAWSNAVTQVGQEFDSTPLELLSGQVPATLQGTLYRNGPARLQRGDRHVGHWFDGDGAILSVGFSNGQAKGQYRFVQTAGYQAEAEAGTLLYGGYGTLAPDSLLTRWRKSPKNAANTSVLALPDRLLALWEGGKPHVLNPKTLDTLGLEEIDVPTYSAHPKWDYHSGEIFNFGIDYGRQNRLRLFVCDSQGTLKRQGHHPLEQISLIHDFVLAGDYLVFFLPPLEVPLLRILFGLTTIKDGCRWVPRLGTQILIFDRHSLNLVGRSEAEPWFQWHYGNGYVNEAGHIVVDVVRYPDFATNQRLAEIATGYTDTTAEAHLDRLILDPQTGKILATESLCDRSCEFPSVAPDQLGRNASALYLSLHRPNVDTAQDLYGAIGRYDVQQGTLDSFDFGEGRYPVEPIYAPNGEGGGWLLTVVYDGEGDRSEVWVFNAAHLDEPVCRLGLPKVIPIGFHGTFSNTLN; from the coding sequence ATGAGTTCAAAACAAGCCGCTTGGTCAAATGCGGTGACCCAAGTTGGCCAGGAGTTTGATTCTACCCCCTTAGAATTACTATCCGGCCAGGTTCCCGCCACACTTCAGGGAACCTTGTATCGTAACGGTCCGGCCCGACTTCAGCGGGGCGATCGCCATGTGGGCCATTGGTTTGACGGCGACGGGGCCATTCTCTCCGTCGGGTTTAGCAATGGCCAGGCTAAAGGTCAATATCGATTCGTACAAACCGCCGGCTATCAAGCCGAAGCCGAAGCTGGAACCCTTCTCTATGGCGGCTATGGAACCCTCGCCCCGGACTCTCTCCTCACCCGTTGGCGGAAATCCCCCAAAAACGCCGCCAATACCTCCGTTTTAGCCCTACCCGATCGCCTCCTGGCCCTGTGGGAAGGCGGAAAACCCCATGTTCTCAATCCCAAAACCCTCGACACCCTGGGATTAGAAGAGATTGACGTTCCTACCTACTCGGCCCATCCCAAATGGGATTATCACAGTGGCGAGATTTTCAACTTCGGCATCGACTATGGCCGGCAGAATCGCCTACGTCTGTTCGTCTGCGACAGCCAGGGAACCCTAAAACGCCAGGGCCACCATCCCCTAGAACAGATCTCTCTGATTCATGACTTCGTTCTCGCCGGGGACTATCTCGTCTTTTTCCTTCCCCCCCTAGAGGTTCCCCTGTTGCGGATTCTCTTCGGCCTGACAACAATTAAGGACGGGTGTCGCTGGGTTCCAAGACTGGGAACCCAAATCCTGATTTTCGACCGCCACAGCCTCAATCTGGTCGGTCGTAGCGAAGCCGAACCCTGGTTTCAATGGCATTATGGCAACGGATATGTCAACGAAGCCGGTCATATCGTGGTGGATGTGGTGCGTTATCCCGACTTCGCCACCAACCAACGACTTGCCGAAATTGCCACCGGTTACACCGACACCACCGCCGAAGCCCACCTCGATCGCCTCATTCTCGACCCCCAAACCGGTAAAATCTTAGCCACTGAGTCCTTGTGCGATCGCTCCTGCGAATTTCCCAGCGTCGCCCCAGATCAGCTAGGCCGCAACGCCTCAGCCCTGTATCTTTCCCTACATCGCCCCAACGTTGACACCGCCCAAGACCTCTACGGGGCGATCGGGCGTTACGATGTCCAGCAAGGAACCCTAGATAGTTTCGACTTTGGCGAGGGCCGCTATCCCGTAGAACCCATCTACGCCCCCAACGGCGAAGGAGGCGGCTGGCTGCTGACGGTAGTTTATGATGGCGAGGGCGATCGCTCGGAAGTCTGGGTATTCAACGCCGCCCACCTAGACGAACCCGTTTGTCGCCTAGGCTTACCCAAAGTCATCCCCATCGGCTTCCACGGAACCTTCAGCAATACGTTAAATTAA
- the mazG gene encoding nucleoside triphosphate pyrophosphohydrolase: MSDRPSNPSQSLTALEQLIAVVAQLRDPDGGCPWDLEQTHESLIPYIIEEAYESVDAIRRGDSEHISEELGDLLLQVVLQAQIAQEAGDFSLAEVAQGITDKLIRRHPHVFADTEANTSEEVRQNWQAIKAAEKGDDETKLSSKLARYARTLPPLMASQKISKKAAEVGFEWEKVEDVWTKFDEELGEFKEAITQESRQRQEEELGDLLFVLVNLARWYDLDPEAALQGTHERFLARFTQVEAACDRPLSDYSVEELEALWQVAKQRLISSPVN; the protein is encoded by the coding sequence ATGAGCGATCGCCCCTCCAATCCATCTCAATCCCTCACCGCCCTTGAACAACTCATTGCTGTGGTTGCCCAGTTACGAGACCCCGATGGGGGCTGTCCTTGGGACTTAGAACAGACCCACGAAAGCTTGATCCCCTATATCATTGAAGAAGCCTATGAGAGCGTCGATGCCATTCGTCGCGGTGATTCTGAGCATATTTCTGAGGAGTTGGGAGACTTGTTACTCCAGGTGGTGTTACAGGCCCAAATCGCTCAGGAAGCTGGGGATTTTTCCTTGGCGGAGGTAGCCCAGGGAATTACCGATAAATTGATTCGTCGCCATCCTCATGTCTTTGCTGACACTGAAGCCAATACCTCAGAGGAGGTTCGGCAGAATTGGCAGGCGATTAAAGCCGCAGAGAAGGGAGACGATGAAACAAAACTGAGTTCTAAATTAGCCCGTTATGCTCGGACGTTGCCTCCCCTCATGGCGAGTCAGAAAATCTCGAAAAAAGCTGCAGAGGTGGGCTTTGAGTGGGAGAAGGTTGAGGATGTTTGGACTAAGTTTGATGAAGAACTCGGGGAGTTTAAGGAGGCGATCACCCAGGAAAGTCGTCAACGGCAAGAGGAGGAACTCGGAGACTTACTGTTTGTTCTCGTCAACTTAGCCCGTTGGTATGACCTCGACCCGGAAGCGGCCCTTCAAGGGACTCATGAGCGTTTCCTGGCCCGCTTTACCCAAGTTGAAGCCGCCTGCGATCGCCCCCTCTCCGACTATAGCGTCGAGGAACTCGAAGCCCTCTGGCAAGTCGCGAAACAACGGCTAATATCAAGTCCGGTTAATTAG
- a CDS encoding vitamin K epoxide reductase family protein, giving the protein MRKRSQPWIQRKSRFIIAAISALGAVITAYLAITAFADVSAACPTEGCDKVLSSPYAVVFGLPLALFGFLAYVAMGVFAVAPWLINPETHKSQRRTVEDWTWRFLLMGSVAMGVFSLYLMYIMVFEIQAFCLYCVASAICALALLGLTLVGQDWDDIGQVFFTGVIVAFITFVGSLAIYSPIHSPTAETQTSSGYAITTTSTPDSIALAQHLRDSGITMYGAFWCDFCLRQKQLFGREAAEALDYVECDENGVNPDPAACQAAGIQSYPSWEIDGQLQAGMIPLEELADLSGYTGSRDF; this is encoded by the coding sequence ATGCGCAAACGCTCTCAACCCTGGATTCAGCGAAAATCACGGTTTATCATTGCAGCCATCTCAGCCCTAGGGGCAGTTATCACGGCGTATCTAGCCATTACGGCTTTTGCCGATGTTTCTGCCGCCTGTCCCACGGAAGGCTGCGATAAGGTCTTATCGAGTCCCTATGCAGTGGTCTTTGGTTTACCCCTGGCCCTGTTTGGTTTCTTAGCCTATGTAGCGATGGGGGTGTTTGCCGTGGCCCCTTGGCTGATTAACCCGGAGACCCATAAATCCCAGCGTCGAACCGTGGAGGATTGGACCTGGCGATTTCTGCTCATGGGGAGTGTCGCCATGGGGGTGTTCAGTCTCTATCTCATGTACATCATGGTATTTGAGATCCAGGCTTTTTGTCTGTACTGTGTGGCCTCCGCCATTTGTGCCCTGGCCTTGTTAGGACTGACGCTTGTCGGCCAAGATTGGGACGATATTGGGCAGGTTTTCTTTACCGGGGTTATCGTCGCCTTTATTACCTTTGTTGGGTCCCTGGCCATCTACTCTCCCATCCATAGCCCTACCGCAGAGACCCAAACCAGTAGCGGTTACGCCATTACCACCACCTCAACCCCTGATAGTATCGCCCTGGCGCAACATCTGCGAGACAGTGGCATCACCATGTATGGGGCCTTTTGGTGTGATTTCTGTCTGCGGCAAAAACAACTATTTGGCCGGGAAGCGGCTGAAGCCCTCGACTACGTTGAATGTGACGAGAATGGGGTGAATCCCGATCCCGCCGCTTGTCAGGCTGCCGGGATTCAGAGTTATCCTTCCTGGGAGATTGATGGACAACTGCAAGCTGGCATGATCCCCTTAGAGGAGTTAGCGGATTTGTCAGGATATACCGGTTCTCGGGATTTTTAA
- a CDS encoding rhodanese-like domain-containing protein, giving the protein MEPESARSSYLRELDPATLWEQQSQGEILLIDVRESWEHDQEGIVDSQLIPLSDFEIQNLPRDRPIVVYCRSGQRTLDAGQRLLEAGFEDVSHLKGGIRRWRSQGYPTQGQDSQTSAPPTPISGGTNEMATSNANMIRSDAIAGDSPWLIAQELAEADFGICDGPDETEDSEEDAASGGCAVPNPGEPLTESPAGETEASQPADLGGSQSLSWETVTTLPMAMVIPVAIAITVPAVWIIVKRRSNSHL; this is encoded by the coding sequence ATGGAGCCTGAATCTGCCCGATCATCCTATCTTCGGGAACTAGACCCGGCGACGCTTTGGGAACAACAGTCTCAGGGCGAGATTCTGCTGATTGATGTTCGAGAATCTTGGGAACATGACCAAGAAGGGATTGTGGACTCGCAACTTATCCCCTTATCGGACTTTGAGATTCAGAACTTGCCCCGCGATCGCCCCATTGTTGTGTATTGTCGTTCTGGGCAACGAACCCTAGACGCAGGACAACGATTACTAGAGGCGGGGTTTGAGGATGTTAGCCATCTTAAGGGTGGGATTCGCCGCTGGCGTTCTCAAGGCTATCCGACTCAGGGTCAAGACTCCCAAACCTCTGCCCCGCCTACGCCAATTTCTGGAGGTACGAACGAGATGGCTACTAGCAATGCAAACATGATCCGCAGTGATGCGATCGCCGGAGATTCTCCATGGCTCATCGCTCAAGAGTTGGCGGAAGCCGATTTTGGGATTTGTGATGGGCCAGATGAAACAGAAGACAGCGAGGAGGATGCTGCATCGGGAGGCTGTGCTGTCCCCAATCCCGGCGAACCGTTGACCGAATCCCCCGCCGGTGAGACAGAAGCGTCACAGCCGGCTGATCTAGGTGGGTCACAATCGTTATCCTGGGAAACAGTTACAACCCTACCGATGGCTATGGTGATTCCCGTGGCGATCGCCATTACCGTCCCAGCGGTTTGGATTATTGTCAAACGACGCTCAAACAGCCATCTTTAA
- a CDS encoding heavy metal translocating P-type ATPase: METINLKLQGMSCAACANSIEKSLSRVSGVAACSVNFALSQATVEYHSDKTDLERLIAVVVDAGYQAQPVTSPLEESDEEQAANQAEQRELTQKVIVGGVVSSIIVFGAIPMMTGLDIPGFPMWLHHPILQLVLSLPVFVWCGSKIFISAWKAFTRHTADMNTLVSVGTIAAFVYSLWTTFFPEFFEAQGLPVDYYYEIAVVIITLILLGRLLENRAKKQTSEAIRNLMGLQAKTARVVRNGQEEDIPVEAVEIGDVVVVRPGEKIPVDGEIVEGQSTIDESMVTGESIPVQKASGDEVIGATINKTGSFRFRAARVGKDTVLAQIVRLVQEAQGSKAPIQKIADRVTGWFVPVVIAIAILTFILWFNFTGNLTLATVTTVSVLIIACPCALGLATPTSIMVGTGLGAEHGILMKGADSLEIAHNLQAIVLDKTGTLTQGQPTVTDYVTVQGTEQELDWLRLAAAVERQSEHPLAEAVVNYAEVQGIKQPLPSVTDFQAREGMGVEGTVEGRRVQIGTSRWMAELGLDTQALDDRRQQWQRQAKTTAWLAIDGSIEGLFGIADALKPSSVEAVKQLHRRGLEVVMLTGDNQQTAEAIAQEVGIDRIFAEVRPDQKCDRVKELQLEGKIVAMVGDGINDAPALAQADVGMAIGTGTDVAISASDITLISGDLRGIVLAIDLSQATMNNIRQNLFFAFAYNTLGIPLAAGVLYPLVGWLLNPVFAGAAMAFSSVSVITNALRLRKTKLVS, encoded by the coding sequence ATGGAAACCATCAACCTGAAACTCCAAGGGATGAGTTGTGCCGCTTGTGCTAACAGCATCGAGAAATCCTTATCCCGAGTCTCCGGGGTGGCGGCTTGTAGCGTCAACTTTGCCCTATCCCAAGCCACTGTTGAATATCACAGCGATAAAACCGACCTTGAACGTCTCATTGCGGTGGTTGTTGATGCCGGTTATCAGGCTCAACCCGTCACATCTCCCCTAGAAGAGAGTGACGAAGAACAAGCCGCCAATCAAGCCGAACAACGAGAACTCACTCAAAAAGTCATCGTTGGCGGTGTAGTGAGTTCCATTATCGTCTTTGGGGCCATTCCCATGATGACCGGGTTAGACATTCCCGGTTTCCCCATGTGGCTGCATCATCCCATCCTGCAACTGGTGTTAAGTCTGCCTGTCTTTGTCTGGTGTGGCAGCAAAATCTTTATTAGTGCTTGGAAAGCCTTTACCCGCCACACGGCGGATATGAACACCTTAGTTAGCGTAGGAACCATTGCGGCCTTCGTCTATTCCCTTTGGACAACCTTCTTTCCCGAATTTTTCGAGGCCCAGGGACTCCCCGTAGACTATTACTACGAGATTGCCGTCGTCATCATCACCCTGATTCTTTTGGGGAGATTGCTGGAGAACCGGGCCAAAAAACAAACCTCCGAGGCCATTCGCAACTTAATGGGATTACAGGCCAAGACGGCCCGAGTGGTTCGCAATGGCCAGGAAGAGGATATTCCCGTCGAAGCGGTAGAGATTGGTGATGTGGTGGTGGTTCGTCCCGGTGAAAAAATTCCCGTGGATGGAGAAATCGTCGAAGGACAATCCACCATTGACGAATCCATGGTCACCGGGGAATCAATCCCCGTTCAGAAAGCCTCTGGCGATGAAGTAATTGGGGCGACAATTAATAAAACCGGTAGTTTCCGCTTCCGGGCGGCCCGTGTGGGTAAAGATACGGTTTTGGCTCAAATTGTGCGCCTCGTGCAAGAGGCCCAGGGAAGCAAAGCCCCGATTCAGAAGATTGCCGATCGCGTGACGGGTTGGTTTGTCCCAGTCGTGATTGCGATCGCCATTCTCACCTTTATCCTCTGGTTCAACTTCACCGGCAATCTCACCCTAGCCACCGTCACCACCGTCAGCGTTTTGATTATCGCTTGTCCCTGTGCCTTGGGACTGGCTACCCCCACCTCAATCATGGTAGGAACTGGACTGGGGGCAGAACATGGGATTTTAATGAAAGGGGCCGACAGTTTAGAGATTGCCCATAATCTCCAAGCCATTGTCCTAGATAAAACCGGAACCCTGACCCAAGGACAGCCTACGGTGACCGATTATGTAACAGTTCAGGGAACTGAACAGGAACTGGACTGGTTACGACTGGCGGCGGCGGTGGAACGTCAATCGGAACATCCCCTGGCCGAAGCCGTGGTGAACTATGCCGAGGTCCAAGGAATTAAACAGCCGCTTCCCTCAGTGACGGACTTCCAGGCCCGCGAGGGAATGGGGGTTGAAGGAACCGTAGAGGGCCGGCGAGTGCAAATTGGGACGAGCCGCTGGATGGCGGAGTTAGGCTTAGATACTCAGGCCTTGGACGATCGCCGTCAGCAATGGCAACGACAGGCCAAAACCACCGCCTGGTTAGCCATTGACGGTTCTATTGAGGGCTTATTCGGCATTGCGGATGCCCTCAAACCCTCATCAGTGGAGGCAGTGAAGCAATTACATCGTCGGGGTTTAGAGGTGGTGATGCTGACGGGAGATAACCAGCAAACCGCCGAGGCGATCGCCCAAGAGGTGGGGATTGATCGCATTTTCGCCGAAGTGCGTCCAGATCAGAAGTGCGATCGCGTCAAAGAGTTGCAATTAGAAGGCAAAATTGTAGCCATGGTCGGCGATGGCATCAATGACGCCCCGGCCTTGGCTCAAGCGGATGTCGGCATGGCCATTGGTACAGGAACAGATGTGGCCATTTCCGCCAGTGACATTACGCTCATTTCGGGAGATTTACGGGGAATTGTCCTGGCGATCGACTTAAGCCAGGCCACCATGAACAATATCCGTCAAAATCTCTTTTTCGCCTTTGCTTACAACACGTTAGGGATTCCCTTAGCCGCAGGAGTTCTCTATCCCCTCGTGGGTTGGCTACTCAATCCTGTCTTCGCCGGTGCAGCGATGGCCTTTAGTTCCGTCTCCGTGATTACCAATGCCTTGAGACTGCGTAAGACGAAACTGGTGAGTTAG
- the gcvH gene encoding glycine cleavage system protein GcvH: MAFEYPDDLRYLDSHEYVRLDGEIATIGVSAFALDELGDIVFLELPEVGDTLAKGETFASIESVKAAEDLYAPISGTVIDRNEDALASPEGLAADPYGEGWLIKVRLDNPEDELEETLSAEEYRAQVEGEE, from the coding sequence ATGGCTTTTGAATACCCCGACGATCTCAGATATCTCGATTCTCATGAGTATGTACGCCTCGATGGTGAAATTGCCACCATCGGGGTGAGTGCCTTTGCCTTGGATGAATTGGGCGATATTGTCTTTCTGGAACTGCCAGAAGTCGGCGATACCCTGGCTAAAGGAGAAACCTTTGCCTCCATTGAGTCGGTGAAAGCCGCCGAAGATCTCTATGCTCCCATTTCGGGAACGGTGATCGATCGCAATGAAGACGCACTGGCTTCCCCCGAAGGATTGGCAGCTGATCCCTATGGTGAAGGTTGGCTGATTAAGGTTCGCCTCGATAATCCTGAGGATGAACTCGAAGAAACTCTCAGTGCTGAGGAATATCGCGCCCAAGTTGAAGGAGAAGAGTAA
- a CDS encoding B12-binding domain-containing radical SAM protein codes for MRVLLLYPRFPKSFWSFEKTLELIGRKAMLPPLGLATVAAILPQTWDYQLVDRNVRDVTEAEWDWADLVLMSAMIVQKEDMLSLVTEAKRRGLPVAVGGPYPTAIPQDLEAVDTDYLILDEGEITLPMFVEAIERGEKTGVFRSNGEKPAVTDTPIPRFDLLDFEAYSEMSVQFSRGCPFQCEFCDIIVLYGRKPRTKSPEQFLAELDRLRELGWQRSIFLVDDNFIGNKRNVKRLLQALQPWMVEHNYPFSFATEASVDLAQDQELMDLMVACNFGSVFLGIETPDADSLAVTKKFQNTRDPLSDAVINISKSGLRVMAGFIIGFDGEKSGAGDRIVEFVEKTAIPTAVFSMLQALPDTALSHRLEKEGRLRATNGNINQTTLMNFVPTRPLEEIAREYIDAFWRLYDPLVFLNRTYRHFRFLGEATYPHKGKATRKNTSWVVIRALLTLCWRQGLVRKTRFAFWRNLWLMARHNPGGVSSYLSVCAQAEHFLEYRQIVKDEIEAQLAEYLAQEKQEAAKAASEPVTSGVAR; via the coding sequence ATGCGTGTTTTACTGCTTTATCCCCGATTTCCCAAAAGTTTCTGGTCATTTGAAAAAACCCTGGAACTGATTGGACGTAAAGCCATGCTTCCTCCCCTGGGACTGGCAACGGTTGCTGCGATTCTACCCCAAACTTGGGACTATCAATTGGTTGACCGCAATGTTCGAGATGTAACCGAAGCCGAATGGGACTGGGCCGATCTCGTGCTGATGTCGGCCATGATTGTTCAGAAAGAGGATATGTTGAGCCTGGTGACTGAAGCTAAACGGCGGGGGTTGCCGGTAGCTGTGGGGGGTCCCTATCCCACCGCCATTCCTCAAGATCTCGAAGCCGTTGACACGGACTATCTAATTCTCGATGAAGGGGAGATTACACTCCCGATGTTTGTTGAGGCGATCGAACGAGGGGAGAAAACCGGGGTGTTCCGCTCTAATGGCGAGAAGCCAGCGGTCACCGATACCCCGATTCCCCGGTTTGACTTACTCGATTTTGAGGCCTACTCGGAGATGTCCGTGCAATTCTCCCGAGGCTGTCCCTTCCAATGCGAGTTTTGCGACATCATCGTTCTCTATGGCCGCAAACCCCGCACCAAGTCCCCAGAGCAATTCCTAGCAGAACTCGATCGCCTCCGTGAACTCGGCTGGCAACGCAGTATTTTCCTCGTCGATGACAACTTCATTGGCAACAAGCGCAACGTTAAGCGACTGCTGCAAGCTCTGCAACCCTGGATGGTGGAACATAACTATCCCTTCTCCTTTGCCACAGAAGCCTCAGTAGATTTGGCCCAAGACCAAGAATTGATGGATTTGATGGTGGCCTGTAACTTTGGCTCCGTGTTCCTCGGGATTGAAACCCCCGATGCCGACAGCCTGGCAGTGACGAAAAAATTTCAGAATACCCGCGATCCCCTTAGTGACGCAGTCATCAACATTTCTAAGTCAGGGTTACGGGTCATGGCTGGCTTTATTATCGGCTTTGACGGGGAAAAATCCGGCGCGGGCGATCGCATTGTTGAGTTTGTGGAAAAAACCGCCATCCCCACGGCTGTCTTTAGTATGTTGCAGGCCCTCCCCGATACGGCCTTATCCCACCGCCTAGAAAAAGAAGGCCGCTTACGGGCCACCAACGGCAACATTAACCAAACCACGTTAATGAACTTTGTCCCCACTCGTCCCCTAGAAGAGATTGCGCGGGAATATATTGACGCCTTCTGGCGACTTTATGATCCTCTCGTCTTCCTCAATCGCACCTATCGTCATTTTCGCTTCCTCGGTGAAGCCACCTATCCCCATAAAGGGAAAGCCACCCGTAAAAACACCTCCTGGGTGGTCATTCGCGCTCTGCTCACCCTCTGCTGGCGACAGGGACTGGTGCGTAAGACTCGTTTTGCCTTCTGGCGTAATCTCTGGCTGATGGCTCGGCATAATCCCGGGGGAGTTAGCAGTTATCTCTCTGTTTGCGCTCAGGCCGAGCATTTCCTGGAATATCGGCAAATTGTCAAAGATGAGATTGAGGCCCAGTTGGCTGAGTATCTGGCACAAGAGAAACAGGAGGCAGCGAAAGCCGCTTCAGAACCGGTGACATCGGGGGTAGCTCGTTAA
- a CDS encoding ABC transporter ATP-binding protein, whose product MAAVVLEQIYKTFPHRDKTLTGVSVLRQIDLTVNDGEFMVLVGPSGCGKSTLLRVIAGLEDLGAGKLYIGDRLANSLPPKARDVAMVFQNYALYPHLNVYENLAFGLRRMDEEADSRGISQVLSRLAVALTRPLPKPLRYLPERERAIAARVQTVAGQLQIEQLLHRLPRELSGGQKQRVALGRAISRNPAVFLMDEPLSNLDAKLRSQTRGQLVELQRQLGTTTIYVTHDRLEAMTMGDRIAVMNQGQIQQVGAPLDLYHAPANRFVAEFLGSPPMNLLTVHLKDGRTLLGSQFRLTLSPDWEPLLRAYDGQTLLLGIRPEHLTLGVPAPKNLRVQVRRIETLGSETYFCAVALDGEPITLQVRVSGDTPISPGDEQWLSINRDRLHLFDPQTERAIARPHPAPRD is encoded by the coding sequence ATGGCTGCTGTTGTTTTAGAGCAAATTTATAAAACCTTCCCTCATCGAGATAAAACTTTGACGGGGGTCTCGGTGTTGCGCCAAATCGACCTAACCGTTAACGATGGTGAGTTTATGGTGTTAGTCGGGCCGTCAGGATGTGGCAAAAGTACCCTGTTGCGGGTTATTGCTGGGTTAGAAGACCTCGGTGCGGGCAAACTCTATATTGGCGATCGCCTGGCGAATTCCCTGCCCCCCAAGGCCCGCGATGTGGCCATGGTGTTCCAGAACTATGCTCTCTATCCCCATCTCAATGTCTATGAGAATCTCGCCTTTGGCTTGCGACGCATGGATGAGGAGGCAGACTCTCGGGGAATTTCACAGGTGTTGAGCCGTCTAGCCGTTGCCCTGACTCGTCCCCTCCCTAAACCCCTCCGCTATCTCCCCGAGCGGGAACGGGCGATCGCCGCTCGGGTGCAAACCGTTGCCGGGCAACTGCAAATTGAGCAATTGCTGCATCGGCTGCCCCGAGAACTTTCCGGTGGCCAAAAACAACGGGTGGCTCTCGGTCGCGCCATTTCCCGCAACCCAGCGGTGTTCCTGATGGATGAACCTCTCAGCAATCTTGACGCTAAACTTCGCAGCCAAACCCGAGGCCAATTGGTGGAGTTACAGCGTCAGTTGGGAACCACCACGATTTATGTCACTCACGATCGCCTCGAAGCCATGACCATGGGCGATCGCATTGCGGTGATGAATCAGGGGCAAATTCAGCAAGTTGGCGCTCCCCTAGACCTCTATCACGCCCCCGCCAATCGCTTTGTGGCAGAGTTTTTGGGGTCGCCCCCCATGAACCTCCTCACGGTCCATCTCAAGGATGGCCGAACTCTGCTTGGCTCCCAGTTTCGCCTCACTCTCTCCCCGGACTGGGAACCCCTCCTGAGAGCCTATGACGGTCAAACCCTATTGCTGGGGATTCGTCCGGAACATTTGACCCTGGGGGTTCCCGCGCCCAAAAACTTGCGGGTTCAGGTTAGACGCATCGAAACCCTAGGCAGTGAAACCTATTTCTGCGCCGTTGCCCTCGATGGTGAACCCATCACCCTGCAAGTGCGAGTCTCGGGAGATACCCCCATCAGCCCTGGAGACGAGCAGTGGCTCTCCATCAACCGTGATCGCCTACACCTGTTCGACCCTCAAACCGAAAGGGCAATCGCCCGTCCCCATCCAGCCCCCCGGGACTAA